Proteins encoded in a region of the Clostridium beijerinckii genome:
- a CDS encoding ABC transporter permease has protein sequence MENGLKVKKDLFTPLSEEEKKIEVSVRPSISYWKDAWMRLKKDKFAIISLVVIVAVILGAIFVPWLSKYNYAANDLSSTYLKPSAEHWFGTDNLGRDLFVRNFYGARYSLLIAVLAAVINLVIGVFYGGIAGFFGGKVDAILMRIVDIIYAIPLTIYVIIFMAILNKPGSGGSGLLTIVIALSISYWIGMARIVRGDILQLKQQEFVLAAKSLGASNARILIRHLIPNCIGSIMVTLTLLIPEAVFTEAFLSFIGLGIAAPRASLGTLANEAMVGIYTYPYQLIFPAAMICIIILAFNLFGDGLSQALDPKNKR, from the coding sequence ATGGAAAATGGATTAAAAGTTAAAAAGGATTTATTTACTCCTCTAAGCGAAGAAGAAAAGAAAATTGAGGTATCAGTAAGACCAAGTATTAGTTATTGGAAAGATGCTTGGATGAGATTAAAAAAAGATAAGTTTGCTATAATATCACTTGTTGTAATAGTAGCTGTAATCCTTGGAGCTATCTTTGTTCCATGGTTATCTAAATACAATTATGCAGCAAATGATTTATCGTCAACATATTTGAAACCTTCAGCAGAGCATTGGTTTGGAACAGATAATCTTGGAAGAGATTTATTCGTTAGAAACTTTTATGGAGCAAGATATTCACTTCTTATTGCGGTTTTAGCGGCAGTTATTAATTTAGTAATAGGAGTATTTTACGGTGGAATAGCTGGTTTCTTTGGTGGAAAAGTAGATGCTATATTAATGAGAATAGTTGATATTATATATGCAATTCCGTTAACTATATATGTAATAATATTTATGGCTATTTTAAACAAGCCAGGTTCAGGCGGAAGTGGACTTCTTACAATAGTAATAGCACTTTCTATATCGTATTGGATTGGAATGGCTAGAATAGTTAGAGGTGATATACTTCAATTAAAGCAACAAGAATTTGTTCTTGCAGCAAAATCATTAGGTGCATCAAATGCAAGAATATTAATAAGGCATTTAATACCTAACTGTATAGGGTCAATAATGGTTACATTAACACTATTAATTCCTGAAGCAGTATTTACTGAAGCATTTTTGAGTTTTATCGGTCTTGGAATAGCTGCTCCAAGAGCATCTCTTGGAACTTTAGCAAATGAAGCAATGGTTGGTATTTATACATATCCATATCAATTAATATTTCCAGCAGCGATGATTTGTATAATTATATTAGCGTTTAACCTTTTTGGTGATGGATTGAGCCAAGCATTAGATCCTAAGAACAAGAGATAG
- a CDS encoding ABC transporter permease, translated as MLKYIGKRFLISLVTIWAIITIVFFLMRLMPGGPFDGEKLTPQIKANMEAKYGMDKPVLEQYGMYMKNLVQGDFGESMTFKGRGVTDTIAKSFPASAKIGGVAVGMAVITGIILGVLAALKNGKWPDKLIVFISTLCITIPSFVIGAVLIYVLAVQLGLLPATGFGEWENYVMPCMALAAAPLSFITRLTRSKLIDVLKADYIRTAKAKGLSKTTIIFKHALRNSLIPIVTYIGPLIASILTGSFVTEKIFAIPGLGNEFVQSVTNRDYSMLLGVTIFYGTMLVFFAFFVDVIYVLIDPRIKLQDAEV; from the coding sequence ATGTTAAAATATATTGGAAAAAGATTTCTTATAAGCCTTGTAACCATATGGGCTATAATCACAATAGTATTTTTTCTAATGAGACTTATGCCAGGAGGACCATTTGATGGTGAAAAGTTAACACCACAAATTAAGGCAAATATGGAAGCTAAATATGGAATGGACAAGCCGGTATTAGAGCAATATGGGATGTACATGAAGAATTTAGTTCAAGGAGATTTTGGCGAATCAATGACTTTTAAGGGAAGAGGCGTTACAGATACTATAGCTAAATCTTTTCCAGCATCTGCAAAAATTGGAGGCGTAGCAGTAGGAATGGCCGTGATAACAGGTATAATTCTTGGAGTGCTTGCAGCTCTTAAAAATGGAAAATGGCCGGATAAATTAATAGTGTTTATTTCTACATTATGCATAACTATACCAAGTTTTGTAATAGGTGCGGTTTTAATATATGTACTAGCAGTTCAGTTAGGGTTATTACCAGCGACTGGATTTGGAGAATGGGAGAATTATGTAATGCCATGTATGGCACTAGCAGCAGCACCATTGTCATTTATCACAAGACTTACAAGAAGTAAATTAATAGATGTATTGAAAGCTGATTATATAAGAACTGCGAAAGCAAAAGGCTTAAGCAAAACTACAATTATATTCAAACATGCATTGAGAAATTCTTTGATACCAATAGTTACATATATTGGACCATTAATAGCAAGCATATTAACAGGAAGTTTTGTAACAGAAAAGATCTTTGCGATTCCAGGGCTTGGAAATGAATTCGTACAGTCAGTTACAAATAGAGATTACAGTATGCTGCTTGGAGTAACTATATTCTATGGAACAATGTTAGTATTTTTTGCTTTCTTTGTAGATGTAATATACGTATTAATTGATCCAAGAATAAAACTACAAGATGCAGAAGTTTAG
- a CDS encoding iron-containing alcohol dehydrogenase — protein MRQLMLGPVIYKYNDCKTFCREFHIGKDDLIITRKEIYNNCLKFNVNEAAVLFKENYGIGDMSEDIVESMYEHVRRISHERIIAIGEKCILEIGKLFSLTNISPVVDLYNNKLEIIKEKELVLVPTKLGIGSEVNNVSALELKENNMKVSLVADELYADSTVMITELLSKLPLDLLISSSINALIHAIESYLSPRATEYTRLFSLKAVEILFTSYKNIINKEMVMSSHILDDFLLAGNYSEIAFANTGGEDLDLIKQALRKKDNTGTYVEANYITFVEMLKSYQGIYPDSEIRTLSRFFANLLECDTSEVLEQVENLLCKLIVKSSSSKRR, from the coding sequence ATGAGACAATTAATGCTAGGTCCTGTGATATACAAATATAATGATTGTAAAACTTTTTGTAGGGAATTCCACATAGGCAAAGATGATCTGATAATTACGAGAAAAGAAATATATAATAATTGCTTGAAATTTAATGTAAATGAGGCAGCAGTTTTGTTTAAAGAGAACTATGGAATTGGAGATATGTCTGAGGATATCGTTGAGAGTATGTATGAACATGTTAGAAGAATATCTCATGAGAGGATTATTGCTATTGGCGAGAAATGTATTTTAGAGATTGGAAAATTATTTTCCTTAACAAATATTTCTCCAGTTGTAGATTTATACAATAATAAGTTAGAAATAATTAAAGAAAAAGAATTAGTATTAGTCCCAACTAAACTTGGTATCGGAAGTGAAGTAAATAATGTTTCTGCATTAGAATTAAAAGAAAATAATATGAAAGTAAGCCTTGTTGCAGATGAATTATATGCTGATAGTACAGTTATGATAACAGAATTACTAAGCAAATTACCACTAGACCTGCTTATAAGTAGCTCTATAAATGCATTAATTCATGCCATTGAATCGTATTTATCTCCCAGAGCAACTGAATATACTAGGCTTTTTTCTTTAAAAGCTGTTGAAATACTATTTACAAGCTATAAAAATATTATAAACAAGGAAATGGTTATGAGTAGTCATATATTAGATGATTTTCTTTTAGCAGGCAATTATTCAGAAATTGCTTTTGCAAATACAGGTGGGGAGGATTTAGATTTAATTAAGCAGGCATTAAGAAAAAAAGATAATACGGGTACGTATGTAGAAGCTAATTATATTACGTTTGTGGAAATGCTCAAATCTTATCAGGGTATATATCCTGATAGTGAGATCAGAACATTGAGTAGATTTTTTGCAAATTTGTTAGAGTGCGATACTAGCGAAGTGCTTGAACAAGTAGAAAATCTATTATGCAAACTAATTGTAAAAAGTTCATCAAGTAAGAGGCGATAG
- a CDS encoding putrescine aminotransferase, giving the protein MAQREQIIEDLNRVIGYIKSDGLTNEEKESITKDTINYFDNYVSPGWLKYRKSVSTNAAVVEWTDQGAYCTGLYGEEFIDCLGGFGIYTCGHRNEEILDVVKAQLDHQALHSQELLDPLRGYLAKAVAEITPGDLEYCFFTNGGAEAVEMALKLARIATGGRWYISTVGAFHGKSMGAISMGGKSTYRVPYTPMVQQVQHVEYGNAEDIRKAISNLYAVGEKVAAVILEPIQGEAGIIIPPEGYLQEVRKICDEYGVALIFDEIQTGMGRTGTMWRCEAEGVTPDIMTFGKAFGGGIMPITGIICRPKMWTQELVDNPWLLGSPTFGGNPVCCSAALATIKYMLENDVPGQCKEKGEYLKSGLEMLWKKYPTVINEVRGTGLMLAVEFRESDIGYSVAKGLFKRGVMTAGTLVNAKCIRFEPAAVISKKDMDNVIERMDTALEDTKKEFNI; this is encoded by the coding sequence ATGGCACAAAGAGAACAAATTATTGAAGATTTAAACAGAGTTATAGGATATATAAAAAGCGATGGATTAACAAACGAGGAAAAAGAATCAATTACAAAGGATACAATAAATTATTTTGATAACTATGTAAGTCCAGGATGGCTTAAATACAGAAAATCAGTATCAACAAATGCAGCAGTTGTAGAATGGACAGATCAGGGAGCCTATTGCACAGGATTATATGGAGAAGAATTTATAGATTGCCTAGGTGGATTTGGAATTTATACATGTGGGCATAGAAATGAGGAAATACTTGATGTTGTAAAAGCACAGCTCGATCATCAAGCATTACATTCACAAGAATTATTAGATCCATTAAGAGGATACCTTGCAAAAGCAGTTGCTGAAATTACACCGGGTGATTTAGAATATTGCTTTTTCACTAATGGAGGAGCAGAAGCAGTAGAAATGGCATTAAAGCTTGCAAGAATTGCAACAGGTGGAAGATGGTACATTTCAACAGTGGGAGCGTTTCATGGTAAATCAATGGGTGCTATTTCAATGGGGGGGAAGAGCACATATAGAGTGCCGTATACACCAATGGTACAGCAAGTTCAACACGTTGAATATGGCAATGCAGAAGATATAAGGAAAGCTATAAGTAATCTATATGCAGTAGGAGAGAAAGTTGCAGCTGTTATACTAGAGCCAATACAAGGTGAAGCAGGGATTATCATTCCACCAGAAGGTTATTTGCAAGAAGTTCGTAAAATATGTGATGAATATGGAGTTGCTCTGATATTTGATGAAATTCAAACTGGAATGGGCAGGACTGGAACAATGTGGAGATGCGAAGCAGAAGGTGTAACTCCTGATATCATGACTTTTGGTAAGGCGTTTGGTGGAGGAATAATGCCAATAACAGGTATTATATGTAGACCCAAAATGTGGACACAGGAATTAGTGGACAATCCATGGCTTTTAGGATCACCAACTTTTGGGGGGAATCCAGTTTGCTGCTCAGCAGCGCTTGCTACAATAAAATATATGCTAGAAAATGATGTTCCAGGACAATGTAAAGAAAAAGGTGAATATTTAAAGTCAGGGTTAGAAATGTTATGGAAGAAGTATCCTACGGTTATAAATGAGGTAAGAGGTACCGGACTTATGTTAGCAGTAGAGTTTCGTGAAAGTGATATAGGATACTCTGTTGCTAAGGGGTTATTTAAAAGAGGCGTTATGACTGCAGGAACTTTAGTAAATGCTAAATGCATCCGCTTTGAACCGGCAGCTGTTATTTCAAAAAAAGATATGGATAATGTTATTGAGAGAATGGATACAGCATTGGAAGATACAAAAAAGGAATTTAATATTTAG
- a CDS encoding helix-turn-helix transcriptional regulator, which translates to MQNNEFLLINNIIYQIYSIPDFDTMKITFLNLLKMLIPNTASSILMADHTNSKNLVCDPICVPEVYSDTEKNYLLNEDEDYTRWVMLSGQCLLIRESDLMPEEERVKTVLYKKCYEPFRLHYSLQLNLVYNDLFLGVLTIYRRREEGDFTSDEMFIVKAFSDHLNLRFYEYYTKDSKNSSNISFSMANLASKYNLTNREVEVLQLIFQDMNNDEIADKLCISGYTLKKHIQNLYRKFNVSTKWNLLKFRE; encoded by the coding sequence ATGCAAAATAATGAATTTCTATTAATAAATAATATAATTTATCAGATATATAGCATTCCGGATTTTGATACAATGAAAATAACATTTTTGAACCTACTAAAAATGCTAATTCCTAATACAGCCTCCAGTATTTTAATGGCTGACCATACTAATTCGAAGAACTTGGTATGTGATCCCATCTGTGTCCCTGAGGTTTACTCAGATACTGAAAAAAATTACCTTTTAAATGAAGATGAAGATTATACTCGTTGGGTAATGTTGAGTGGACAATGCCTACTTATTCGTGAAAGCGATTTAATGCCTGAAGAAGAGAGAGTTAAAACAGTACTATATAAGAAATGCTACGAGCCATTTAGGCTTCATTACTCATTACAATTAAATCTCGTATATAATGATTTATTTTTAGGAGTTCTCACAATTTATCGTAGACGAGAAGAAGGAGATTTTACCTCCGATGAGATGTTCATTGTAAAGGCCTTTAGCGATCATCTCAATCTTCGCTTTTATGAATATTATACAAAGGATTCAAAAAATTCTTCCAATATATCTTTCTCTATGGCAAATCTAGCCTCGAAGTATAATTTAACTAATCGCGAAGTAGAAGTTTTACAATTAATCTTTCAGGATATGAATAATGATGAGATTGCAGATAAACTTTGTATAAGTGGATATACACTAAAAAAACACATTCAGAACTTATATCGTAAGTTCAATGTGTCTACAAAATGGAACTTATTAAAATTTAGAGAATAA